In Paludibaculum fermentans, the genomic stretch GGCCAGCAGCAGGAGCGCGGCTGCCGGCCGTCTGAGTCGAGAATACATTGCAGTTCCTTTCCAGGGGAGGGTTGGTTTCGGTTTGCGCGGCTGTCATTGGCGCGCCGTACCAGTTAACTTGTTCCGGCGCAGAAAGCGCTCAATCGCGCGCTGCACCCGCAGAGTGTCGGCGTCGGTCCACGTGTGCCGTCCGTGTGCTCCGCCATGGACCGTAATCAGCTCGTTGGACACATGGGAACTACTCAGGGCCTTGTGCAGTTCAACGGACTGTTGATAGGAGATCGTCTTATCCGCGTCGCCGTGGATGCTGAGGATCGGCGGCAACCCGGGTTTCACCCATGTCATCGGCGACAACTGCCGCGCCAGCGCGTGGATATCCGCTGCGTCGCGCAGCCACTTGCGGACCGAGGGCAAGCCGCCATCCAGCAGCGTGTTCAGATCGGTGGCGCCGTAATAGTTGATGACCGCCGCCGCACGCGGCTCCGGACCATCTTTCTCCGGACACTCGATCCCACCCGAACCCATGGCCGTCAGTAACGCCAGGTGCCCGCCCGCCGATCCGCCGCTCACCACGACGCGCTCAGGATCCACGCCGAACTTCGCGCCGTTCTTCACCACCCAACGGAACGCGCAGCGGCAGTCCTCGACACCCGCCGGAGCCGCCGCCTCACCCGATAACCGGTATTGCACCGCCACCACCCGCAGCCCCAACTGCAGATACGGCAGGTACCACAGCACATACTGTTCCTTGCTGCCCGTCTCCCAGCCGCCGCCGTGAATGTACAGCACCGTCGGCCCGGGCTTGTGGTCATAAGGAGTGTAGAAGTCCAACTTCAGCTCCCGGCCGCCTACGCGCCGGTACACCACATCGCGCTGGGCCGTGAACCGCTGGCCCGCCAGCGACGCCCAATCGCGATCCGACGCCCCCGCTATGGCTAGGGTGCTTGACCCCGCCAACAAGAAGATGTTCAAATATTGAACACTAACGTGCATCTGAAGCACTGTAGTTTTATGGCAGATTCATGAAGATGTCAAGAGAATTGGTGAGCAAAAAAGCAGTGAAGTCCGCCGGGCCGACCATGCTCGACAAAGGGCTCACCGTTCTTGAGGCTGTCGAGAAGGCCGACCACCCCGTCACCATCCAGGAAATCGCCTCCCTCACTGGCCTGCAGCGCCTGGCCGTCTATCGCCTGCTCACGACCCTCGAAGAGCGCGGCTACATCCATCGCTCGCAGGACAAACGCTACCGCTCCACCACGCGCCGCCGCCGTTTACTGGTGGGCTACCTGGCTCCGCTCGAGGGCAACCAGTTCCGTGTCGATGTGAAGGCTTCCATTGAAGGCGCCGCCGCCCGCGCCGGCAGCTACGTCATGCTGCGCCACAACGACGAGGAAGACAGCGCCACCGCGCTAAGAAACGCCCAGGAGATGGTCGACGCGCGCGTGGATGTCGCGATGCTCTTCCAGCCGGTGGAACGCCTGGGCTACATGGTGGCCGACCTCTTCTTCGGAGCCGGCATCCCCTTCATCACGGTCGAGCGCCCCATCCAGGGCGGCATCTATTTCGGGGCCAACAACTATCAGGCCGGGAAACTCGCCGGCCAGGCCCTGGGCCACTATGCCCGCGAAAAGTGGCGCGGCCGCTTCGACCGCATCGTGCTCGTGGAAGGCCCCAAGACCAAGACCAACGTCCAGGCCCGCCTGGCCGGAGTTTTAGTGGGACTCCAGGACGTGCTCGGCCCCATCGCCGAATCCTCGGTCATCCACCTGGAAGGCGACGCGCATCAGGACTCCAGCAAGCACCTGATGGCCAAACTGCTGCGCCAACTCAAGCCCGGCACCCGCCTGCTGGTCTCCGGCTTCAACGACCTCAGCGCCATCGGAGCCATGGAAGCCGTACGCGAAGCAGCCCGCGACCGCGACGTCGTCATCGTCGGGCATAACGCCGCCCGGGAAGGCCGCGCCGCCATCCGCCGCCGCGGCAACTGCCTGCTGGCTTCCGTTGCTTTCTTTCCCGAACGCTATGGCGACCGCCTGATCCGCCTCGCCTGTTCGATTGTCGACGGCGAGCAGGTGACGCCGGCCGTCTACACTGACCACGTCGTCCTGCACGCCGACAATCTCGAGAACTTCTACCCGGCCAACACCGACCTGGGCTGAGCCCGGTCTATTGCGCCGCCACGCCGAGCTCCTTCAGGATCCCGTCGGCGTGGTCCACGTCCTTCAGCAGCCACAGGAAGAAGCGGATGTCCACATTCACATTCCGCGCCACATCCGGGTTGTAGCCGAAATCGTTCGAGACGTTCTCCCACACGCGGTCGAAGTTCAGGCCTACCAGTTCGCCGCGCCCGTTCACAGTCGGGCTGCCCGAGTTTCCGCCCGTGGTATCGGCATCCGCCAGGAAGTCCAGCGGCACCTTCGATGCATCCACCCTGGCCGCCGCGGCCATCACCTTTGCGGGCAGCTTAAACGGCTCTTCGCCCGTCTCTTTTTCCAGCATGCCGGCCAACGTCGTCTGGGGCGTATAAATCACACCATCGCGCGGCGTATACCCCTTCACGTGCGCGAAGCTCACCCGCAAGGTCGAGTTGGCATCGGGAGCCACAGGCTTGCCCGCATGCGCGATGACGGCCCTGCGCCATTCCGGACGCAGACGGGCCACCGCGCCATCCTGGGCACGAGCCCGCTGCTGCCAGGTCTTCAATTCGGGCTCCAGCGCGAATGCCAGGCCCAACAGCGGATCCTTGCGCGCCTTCAACTGCTCCGTCGACTCTTGGAACATCTTCAGGCGCTCGTTCAGGTCCAGCACCTTCGTGCGGCCATACAGAAACTCCAGCGTCTCGTCGACCTTACCGTCGCCGAAGATCTTGTCAAAGGCCTCGATCCGCTCCTCCGGCCCCAGCTTCATGGCATGCGCCACCAGGGACGCAAACAAAGCCTGATCGGCCGGACGGTAGTAGCTCTTCTGGTCGCGCTCCAGCGTGGCCCGCATCCGCGTCCACTCGCGCTCCATGTAGTCGGCCTCACGCTCCATGTCGGGCTTCTCACGCTCCGCCGCCAGCCGCACCAGACGGGTTGCGAACTTGAGCGCCAGGGGGTTGCCCACCAGCGTGCCCAGCAGGAAATCGTGAGTGCCGGTCTTGCGCTTCTCCGCCGCCAGGCGATCCAGACCCTGTTTCGCCTCCGCGGCTTTGGCGTATTCAGGATGAGTGCCGATCCACGTCATCACGGCCTCTTCCGCCTTTGCCTGCTTCTCGATCGTCCGGCCGCGCTTCAGTCCCGCTAGTTGGCCATCTGCATTTTTCGACACGTTGGCCAGCGTCTTTTGCGTCGCCGCCACGGCAATCGCCCCTTCCGGGCTGCCTTTGGTCGTCTGCTCCAGCAGGTTCAGCCATCCGCCATAAATCTCCGAACGCAGCTTGAACCAGTAGTCCCGCTGCCCCACCATTTCATCCGAAGTCAGCGAACGCACAGTCCGCCCGGGATACCCAAGCACCATCACAAAATCGCCGGTCTTCACTCCCGTCTTCGAGAGCGGAAAGAAGAACTCCGGCTTGTATGGTTTGCCGTCTTTATAGGCCCGCGCCATCGCGAAGTCGCCGGTGTGCCGCGGCCACATCCAGTTGTCGATCTCGCCGCCATACTCGCCAATCGCCCTCGGCGGCGCATACACCAGCCGGATATCCGATAGTTCAAAGCTGTCGATCAGGACATACTGAACGCCACCGTCGAACACCGCCACCTTGCAACGCGCCCCTGGCGTCTTCTCGCACTCGCTCACCAATGCCTTCTCTTTCGCCTCAATGGCCGCGTTGCGCGCCAGATCGTCGGCGCCCGCCGGTACCGTGGCTTCGATCTCCTTCGTGACGTCGGTGAACTTCCGCGGCACGGTCACACGCGTCGTGCGGCCCGGCAGTTCTTCTTCCTGGCTCTTCGCGAGAAAGCCATCGGTGATAAGATCACGCCCGGGCTTCGCATGCTCCTGCAGGATGCCAAAGAGACAGTGATGATTCGTCAGGATCAGACCCGTAGCGGAAACGAAGCCGGCGGAACAGCCGCCGATGTTCACGGCGGCGGCCAGCAGGCCGGTGCCGCGCTTCT encodes the following:
- a CDS encoding substrate-binding domain-containing protein — encoded protein: MSKKAVKSAGPTMLDKGLTVLEAVEKADHPVTIQEIASLTGLQRLAVYRLLTTLEERGYIHRSQDKRYRSTTRRRRLLVGYLAPLEGNQFRVDVKASIEGAAARAGSYVMLRHNDEEDSATALRNAQEMVDARVDVAMLFQPVERLGYMVADLFFGAGIPFITVERPIQGGIYFGANNYQAGKLAGQALGHYAREKWRGRFDRIVLVEGPKTKTNVQARLAGVLVGLQDVLGPIAESSVIHLEGDAHQDSSKHLMAKLLRQLKPGTRLLVSGFNDLSAIGAMEAVREAARDRDVVIVGHNAAREGRAAIRRRGNCLLASVAFFPERYGDRLIRLACSIVDGEQVTPAVYTDHVVLHADNLENFYPANTDLG
- a CDS encoding alpha/beta hydrolase, producing the protein MNIFLLAGSSTLAIAGASDRDWASLAGQRFTAQRDVVYRRVGGRELKLDFYTPYDHKPGPTVLYIHGGGWETGSKEQYVLWYLPYLQLGLRVVAVQYRLSGEAAAPAGVEDCRCAFRWVVKNGAKFGVDPERVVVSGGSAGGHLALLTAMGSGGIECPEKDGPEPRAAAVINYYGATDLNTLLDGGLPSVRKWLRDAADIHALARQLSPMTWVKPGLPPILSIHGDADKTISYQQSVELHKALSSSHVSNELITVHGGAHGRHTWTDADTLRVQRAIERFLRRNKLTGTARQ
- a CDS encoding S46 family peptidase; this translates as MNRTWMKLSVCLTLTAALGMAEEGKWTPQQVLQLDPLWLKKQGLQLPVSRLWDQKRGTGLLAAAVNIGGCSAGFVSATGLILTNHHCLFGILQEHAKPGRDLITDGFLAKSQEEELPGRTTRVTVPRKFTDVTKEIEATVPAGADDLARNAAIEAKEKALVSECEKTPGARCKVAVFDGGVQYVLIDSFELSDIRLVYAPPRAIGEYGGEIDNWMWPRHTGDFAMARAYKDGKPYKPEFFFPLSKTGVKTGDFVMVLGYPGRTVRSLTSDEMVGQRDYWFKLRSEIYGGWLNLLEQTTKGSPEGAIAVAATQKTLANVSKNADGQLAGLKRGRTIEKQAKAEEAVMTWIGTHPEYAKAAEAKQGLDRLAAEKRKTGTHDFLLGTLVGNPLALKFATRLVRLAAEREKPDMEREADYMEREWTRMRATLERDQKSYYRPADQALFASLVAHAMKLGPEERIEAFDKIFGDGKVDETLEFLYGRTKVLDLNERLKMFQESTEQLKARKDPLLGLAFALEPELKTWQQRARAQDGAVARLRPEWRRAVIAHAGKPVAPDANSTLRVSFAHVKGYTPRDGVIYTPQTTLAGMLEKETGEEPFKLPAKVMAAAARVDASKVPLDFLADADTTGGNSGSPTVNGRGELVGLNFDRVWENVSNDFGYNPDVARNVNVDIRFFLWLLKDVDHADGILKELGVAAQ